In Salvia miltiorrhiza cultivar Shanhuang (shh) chromosome 4, IMPLAD_Smil_shh, whole genome shotgun sequence, the DNA window GAAACCCATGTGAAGTatgaaatggccccatgaaatcaatgccccacacatcgaaaatttcgacaattaaaatactttggaggggcatctcattcctgcggccaatatttcctactctctgacaccgatcgcatgcaagagtgaaggtgtgtgcatctttgaaaatggaaggccaaaacaaacctgactgaagaattttatgtgctgttttctgccccccaaagtgtccaccacaatgatcttcatggcacattttcaacacttgttgttgctcctctgccggcacacaccgtcgaatgacatcatcatttccaagcttgaagagatgaggaatctcccaatagtagtgtctgcattgagctaaaaatctcttccTCTCCTGCGATGTCAACTCAggccgtagaataccacaaactaagtaattaacaatatcggcataccagggctcggcgctCACAGAGCTGGGCCGAGCAGCGCTAAATTCGGCAAGGTCGGCAGAGGTGATCTCGGTGAagctggccagagcagagccgacttCGGTAGCTCTGAagtcggcagagctgactttgccagagcagagcttggCAGAGCTGGCGGGGCTGCTCTGGCTTGGCAGAGATGGTTGGGCAGAATGGACACGGAAAGGGCTGAGCTCGGTAGAACTAGACTCTGCAGTACTGCACTTGTCAAAGGTTAATGCATAcgtatgctcaaaaggaaaagattcagggatgcaattaagaTTCGACTCTATCAGATTATTATCCAAgcgggaaaggtggtcagctacatgATTCTCGCTCTCTTTCCTATCTTTGATCTCTACATCGAACTCTTACAACAGTAGGACCCAACGGattagacgagctttagcttgaggtttggtcatcaaatatcgaagcgcagcatggtcactatggacaatgaccttagacccaatgatgtatgctcgaaatttatctaaggcaaagaccacagcaagcatatctttttcagtagtgtaatttacttgtgcactattcagagttaaactagcatagtaaatcacacgtaacatcctatccacacgctgacctagcaccgctcctacagcagagttagacgcatcacacatgatcttgAAGGgtaatgaccaatcaggcgcaatcacaaccggggcagagcttaacttaagttttaatgtttcaaaggcgtgcatgcaagagtcatcaaaattaaaaggaacgccctgagctagcagtttgcatagaggttggctaattttagagaaatctttaatgaaacaccggtaaaaaccggcgtgacctaagaaactcctaattcccttgacatcaatagggggcgGTAACTTTTGGATTATCTCCaccttagctctgtcgacctctaatccatgcttagacaccacatgacccaagaaaATACCGcgagtaaccatgaaatgactcttttcccaactcaaggttaggccactttcaatacacctttgcaacactacatcaatcttagtcaaacaatcataataggactgcccaaaaaccgaaaaatcatccataaaaacctccacgaatttaccaatcatatcagagaatatggacatcatgcatcgttgaaacgtcccgggtgcattgcacaatccgaacggcatcctcttccatgcaaatgtcccaaaaggcgtggtgaaggccgttttgacttgatcttccggcgcgattgcgatttggtagtaACCTGACaagccatcaagaaaacaataaaaatcatgccctgctaagcgatctaacatttgatcaacaaaatgaagaggaaaatgatcctttttggtgacggcattgagtttcctgtagtcgacgcacatccgccatcccgtggtaggacgtgtcggcaccaactccatcttgtcattgcgcacaaccgcCATTCCTcttttctttggcacgacatgcaccgggctcacccactcactatcggcgacagaatagataatcccttcggcaagtagcttaaggatttccttgcgcacaacctccatcagCATAGGGTTCAAGTGTCGCTGGGCATCTCGCTTGGGTGCAGCTCCTTCCTCTAGGTTGATCCTATGCATAcatgtggctggactaatgccacgtatgtcacctaggctccatcccagcgctgccttgtttctcttcaacaccTCGAGCAGCGCCGCTTCTTGCTCTAAAGTTAGAGTAGCCGAGATGATCACTGGCTTCTCCTCGCCTTCTTCTAGAAAAACATACTTGAGATTGGCAGGGAGTTCCTTCAGTTCCAGCGCTGACCTCTTGGTTCCTATCTGTTCATCTAAGGGCAGCTCGGTATGGCTGGGCTGCACTGAACTCGGCAGGGCTGGCTGGGCTGGGCTGAAGGGCTCAGCTGGCTTCGGCAGCTTTGtcatcggcagagctggctgggcagcgctgaactcttcagcttccctagctaattcctccatgtcggctgatccagcgcaaacttccatgcattcctgctcctgtaaaaataccttctcaaccaagccattaatagcatctatatatgagcattcattcataaagttggcagaaggcatagcccgattttcgtgcaccgagaaagacaccgattcccctaacactgtcattttaatagttctaTTTTtaacatcaatcaacgtgttagtggtctccataaagggtcttcctaatagcaaagtgtgatctctaccattctcgtgcacatccccaatctcaaggacaacaaaatcgaCAGGCACTATCAAACCTCCGACTCTAACTAGGATATCCTCTATTATCAGCAAGTTGGAGGCACATGCgagtagattttaaattacttaactctaattgttgaaaaatagagtaaggcatcaagttaATCCCTGCTCCCAAATCTAACATTcccgtggcttccttaccatttcccaaagcaatattaatcataaaactacctggatcgcgctgctttggtggcaaagattgctgcatgattgcgTTTGCAACTTCGGAGACCAACACCTTCTCATTGTCACcgaaccttcttttgttggatgccaattccttgaagaatttcacatatgcaggcacatttcggatcacatcaagaagaggcaaattcacatttaccttggccaacatgttgtagaattCCTCGAACTGACGATCCTGCTTCTCGTTCTCAATCTGTTCGGAAAAGGAACCGGTGGTCGATAAGGTGTagtagctttgtggagcttgaccttCTTCTCCTTTTCTCCTTCCTTTTGCTGGTCTGCCTTCTCTCCATCTGTCGGGCTGGTCAAAGATGAACtcggctgctctgctctggtaaagGCAGAGCtcggctgctctgctctggtctgtgcAGGAGCATCtactttgttatccaccatcttaccactgcAGAGAACAGTTACAGCTAGAGCTTCGTGCAgctgagcaggttggccatgCAACTTCCCgagctgctgttgttgttggatttgattcaaggcACCGGAAAGTTGTCCAACCGTTGTTTCCAGCCTTTTGATTGTAGAAGCTTGtgactccatactttgtttGCTGATCTCCATAAAGGCTTGCAGCGTTTCTTCGAGCGTGGATTTCTGTGGTGGAATCGGCTGCGCACTCTGTTGCGGAATGGATTGCTGCTGTTGGTATTGTGGTCTGTATGGTTGAGAAGGCCCCTGCTGTGGTGGGAAATACTGTAGTTGTTGTTGATAGcccatttggggtggtcgacggaattgattccccccaaaattttgatttccccatccaacattcggctgacctctccatcctcCAACGATATTCTGTGGACCTTGATTCATATTCTGGCCGTATGGTCTGCTCTGCACTTGATTGTAGCTTTggaatccttgtgccgcatagacttcagcttgtccttccggagtaaactctcccattcgATGACACTCATtggctccatggctgaaatctccacaaataccacaaggCTCAACGTACTGTAGGGCTGGATTTGGCGTGGCTGACATTGGCAGAACTAGATTTGGCTGAGCTGGCATCGGCGGCGGTGTCATCGGTAGAGCTGAATTCTGCACCGGAGCTGAATtttccatcttgcccatcttcAACTGTTGTacttctcgcatgatcgagGCCAACTGCTGTTGCATTTCGAATTGATTTGTCACCGCGctggcttcaactcttcttccatggacggacttctgttgggagctctcggccaaggtcttgaaaatctctttcagatctgcAGCGGTCTTCCGAGCTttgttacctcctgccgtgctatccaccataaattgggcagtttgcactaacccatcatagaagaactgcatcaacataacattagtgaattgatgttgagggcattgtcggatgagttcttcatatctctcccaagcttcgtgtaaaggctcgtccgctccttgggtgaactccattatttttgttctgagctcctgtgtcttgtgacttgggtagtatttcagcatgaatttttcacaagcatctccccacgtagtgatggagttgggcggcagagaaagcatccacgtccttgcccggtctttaagtgcataggggaagcacttgagcttgagttggtcctccgtgaggctaagcagaggaatcgtttgcacttgtgtgcaaaaatctcggatgaattgcagcgcatcctcgcttggcatcccgtggaacaccggcagcaaattcgagtcattgggtttgagattgtagtttctcacagcagtggagagcacgattgccgacgtgttggtatctccgattaccggcctggtgaagtctcccatgtattccgtgttctgggccatctccttcttttcctcgTTTAAATTCTGCTTAGGGCTGAAATTGGcagagctggcctcttcctccttagctTGTTTTGCCGTTTCTGTCGTGTGCTCtgtatcggcagagctggcgtcctccttcgttggctgctctgaaggctcagagtcagagctggctggCGAATCTTGTTCCTCCTCTCCtgcgctctgctctggtacTTCAGAATCAAAGTTGGACTTGGTAGAGCTAGCTTCCTCCTC includes these proteins:
- the LOC131023023 gene encoding uncharacterized protein LOC131023023, which produces MGYQQQLQYFPPQQGPSQPYRPQYQQQQSIPQQSAQPIPPQKSTLEETLQAFMEISKQSMESQASTIKRLETTVGQLSGALNQIQQQQQLGKLHGQPAQLHEALAVTVLCSGKMVDNKVDAPAQTRAEQPSSAFTRAEQPSSSLTSPTDGEKADQQKEGEKEKKVKLHKATTPYRPPVPFPNRLRTRSRIVSSRNSTTCWPR